Genomic DNA from Dyella humicola:
CGGCGGCGGTGGCGGCGGCGGCGGCGGGGGCTCGATGAAGTTCACCTGGACAGTGCGTTCCTTTTCCTTCTGCGCCTGCTTCGGTGGGGCCATAGGCGCCACCAGCAACAGGAACGCGAACGCATGCAGCGCGATGGCAACTGCCAGCGCCCAGGTACGCCTCCAATTGAACGGCACGGAGCCGGTTGCTTCGTTACTTGAGGCCATCTGTCACTATCTGAAGCTAATTGATCGGTGAGACGTGGTCACGGCACCTAGCGGCAATATCGATCCAAAAGGGGATGACATTTGCCACTGGACGCGAGCACGGAAAGATTTCAACGGTACAACAGCACATGGCATTTGTATAGGTCTTGTGAGGCATTGATATAGACGTCCATCTGCCCCGCAATCCCTATACCGCCACGCCTTACTTGCTAGCTCCCTGAGCCTTCAACCAGGCCTTGGCCTTGGCGGAGGTTTCGGGATCCTGTGCTGCCTTTTCCATGGCTGCGATCGTACCGGGCTTGTCCTTCAAGCCGCGGTTTGCTTCGGCCAGCAACATGTAGGCCGTGCCCTTGTGCTGCACGCCTTTGTCGATGCCCTGTTGGATGAGGCTCTTCGCCTCGGTGAACTTGTTGCCTTCGAGCAGCAGCTGCCCGGCGCGGATGTTCGCCTCGCCGTCTTTGGCCAGCGGAATCGCCTTCTGGTACGAAGCGAGCGCCTTGTTGGTGTCCTCGGCCATATAGGCGGCCGTACCCAGCAGCGTGTAGTTATCCGCGCTGGAGGTGACCACGCCCTTGCTCATGCCTTCTTCGAGCGTTGCCACAGCCTTGGTCGCTGGACCCTTCTGGTCGCCGCTCTGCTGGCCGGTCATCAGGTACAGCTTGGCCAGGTTGGTGTACTGCTTTTCGTCCTTGAAGGCGCCGGCGGCCTTGCCCTTCTCCATCAGCGCAATCGCCTCCGGGTACTTCTGCTGCTGCATCAGCAGCGAGACGGCGTTGTTCATCGCGGTCGGGTCGTTCGGGTTGGCGGCGATCTGCTTCTGCGCGATCTCGGCGGCCTGGTCCGACTGGCCCGACTCGGAATAGGCGGCCAGCAGGAGCTGGTTCCAGCTGTCATTCGGCTTGTCGGTCAGCGACTGGGCCTTCTTGATCGCAGCGATCGCCTCCGGGTACTTCTCGAGGCGGTAATAGGCGTTGCCTTCGAGGGCATAAGACTCGGCGGTTTCCTTGCGACCGTCGGCGCGCCACTTGGCGATGGTGTCGAGCGCAAGCTGGTACTGCTCACTGGCCAGGTAGAACTGGGCCAGCATGTACTGGAGCTGGAAGTAGGTGTCGTTCGGCAGCACGCCGTTGTCGAGCGCGCGCTTCAGCAGGTCGA
This window encodes:
- a CDS encoding tetratricopeptide repeat protein → MKRVTLIKMLASTALALAVVSSPVIAHDNTSSKDKKEALYPNATRTEPKLDLTSEKDQKAINEGLDAVNNQDKEQAEKLLQPVVDGSKSKYAQALALQGLANVHYQDGDIKGAIDLLKRALDNGVLPNDTYFQLQYMLAQFYLASEQYQLALDTIAKWRADGRKETAESYALEGNAYYRLEKYPEAIAAIKKAQSLTDKPNDSWNQLLLAAYSESGQSDQAAEIAQKQIAANPNDPTAMNNAVSLLMQQQKYPEAIALMEKGKAAGAFKDEKQYTNLAKLYLMTGQQSGDQKGPATKAVATLEEGMSKGVVTSSADNYTLLGTAAYMAEDTNKALASYQKAIPLAKDGEANIRAGQLLLEGNKFTEAKSLIQQGIDKGVQHKGTAYMLLAEANRGLKDKPGTIAAMEKAAQDPETSAKAKAWLKAQGASK